Proteins encoded together in one Marispirochaeta sp. window:
- a CDS encoding glycosyltransferase, with the protein MNMPLVLLSGFLLINLAALYGFFLYKQHQKQEYRRTLSIRQIISAVAFSRQETSHRAIKMLRRNRWIALRQLASVHGSLVLQQEERERLSDFFDKAGISRYLLRNLDSRRTWKRYAAALYLRFLLDPSQRDPLSARLHREKLSHIRIALVKGLLTAETDTGFDAIAESLSWEGDYARSVASMMRIAGYRYIGWARRRLDSSDSRYKRAILYGAAVHTTEWLTDFAKKMLSDPDPLVREAAASCSNVCPEILVYQNIPTSDNYIRGLAIRAEARRSFPLDLPRFLCYFDEEQTFMPARKGLQEYISRHLEEIETLLDLLESGLPPEQQRGAALSLIGRLPFLLANRTSIERIAPVINEAVASGYSASIISFLNLNRDPALQTNLLHHLRPLAHSMSGFRESCQHFLSSPILKEMGLGEKLMEKDLPRTPLGSRDRAILVMLLVSIVTIPCVLLYNAYSNSTDNFSLVSFFNYSIHTFSAVFAWYAVTLNSIYFALLGFSAVNLIDQTRYWNIHDQEFLFTPGVVPSVSIIAPAYNEEKTVIESVNSLLTLVYPDYEVIIVNDGSKDGTIDILQQHFHLSRVDMTAEGGIHTAPVRGIYRSPLNQRLLVIDKENGGKADALNCGINHAGREYICSIDSDSLLEPDSLLRMTTEAMVGKHETIAIGGNILPVNGCEVDHGALQNIHLSKNRYVRLQTIEYLRSFVAGRLGWAKINALLIISGAFGLFRRTRVMEIGGYLTGRGIHQRDTVGEDMELVVRLIRHMGGIGQACRVAYAATANCWTEVPEKLSGLYKQRDRWHRGLAEIMTYHRDMILNPKYGASGLLAMTYFLLFEIIGPFYEFAGYLFLIAGFATGVLSSGVFLIMFSVIVLYGTLISLTSLILSENGIVYFKSSEVFTLLRISFTENLGYRQLMSWIRVFSLVGMLFTNKGWQKLERKGFGNIG; encoded by the coding sequence ATGAACATGCCCCTTGTTCTGCTCTCGGGTTTTCTTCTAATCAACCTTGCGGCCCTTTACGGCTTCTTTCTTTATAAACAACATCAAAAGCAGGAGTATCGCCGTACCCTGTCTATTCGACAGATTATAAGCGCAGTGGCTTTTTCCCGGCAGGAAACCAGTCACCGCGCCATCAAGATGCTGCGCAGAAACCGCTGGATCGCACTAAGACAGCTGGCATCGGTCCATGGCAGTCTGGTTCTACAGCAGGAAGAAAGAGAGCGGCTCTCTGATTTTTTCGACAAAGCCGGAATTTCCCGCTATCTTCTGCGCAACCTCGATTCCCGGCGGACCTGGAAGCGTTATGCCGCTGCCCTCTACCTTCGCTTCCTGCTCGATCCATCGCAGCGTGATCCTTTAAGCGCAAGATTACACCGGGAAAAATTGAGTCATATACGCATTGCTCTGGTCAAAGGGCTGTTGACGGCAGAGACTGACACGGGCTTTGACGCAATTGCAGAAAGTCTCTCATGGGAAGGCGATTATGCGCGGTCGGTAGCCTCGATGATGCGCATTGCCGGGTACCGCTATATAGGCTGGGCCAGACGCCGTCTGGATTCTTCCGACAGCCGTTATAAGCGGGCCATCCTCTATGGTGCTGCGGTCCACACCACTGAATGGCTTACCGACTTTGCTAAAAAGATGCTTTCCGACCCCGATCCCCTGGTGCGGGAGGCAGCGGCAAGCTGTTCCAATGTTTGTCCGGAGATTCTGGTTTATCAAAATATACCCACCTCGGACAACTATATTCGCGGACTTGCAATTCGGGCCGAGGCCCGCAGATCATTTCCCCTGGATCTTCCCCGGTTTCTCTGCTATTTCGATGAAGAACAGACTTTTATGCCGGCCCGGAAAGGATTACAGGAGTATATATCCCGCCACCTCGAGGAAATCGAGACCCTGCTGGACCTTCTTGAATCAGGACTGCCCCCGGAGCAACAGCGGGGCGCAGCCCTCAGTCTTATCGGGCGGCTGCCGTTTCTGCTTGCTAATCGCACTTCCATTGAGCGCATAGCTCCGGTAATCAACGAAGCTGTTGCATCAGGGTACAGTGCATCAATAATCTCGTTTCTTAACCTGAATCGTGATCCGGCACTGCAGACAAACCTCCTGCACCATCTGCGTCCCCTGGCCCACAGCATGTCCGGTTTTCGGGAAAGCTGTCAGCATTTTCTCTCTTCTCCAATTCTGAAAGAAATGGGCCTTGGGGAAAAGCTCATGGAGAAAGATCTGCCGAGAACACCCCTGGGATCCAGGGACCGGGCCATTCTCGTTATGCTGCTGGTCAGTATAGTCACCATTCCCTGTGTTCTTCTGTACAATGCTTACAGCAACAGCACAGACAATTTCTCCCTGGTCTCTTTTTTCAACTACAGTATACACACCTTTTCCGCAGTCTTTGCCTGGTACGCAGTCACCCTTAACAGCATCTATTTTGCCTTGCTTGGTTTCTCGGCAGTAAATCTGATTGACCAGACGCGATATTGGAACATCCATGACCAGGAATTTCTCTTTACCCCGGGAGTTGTTCCATCTGTATCCATAATTGCCCCTGCTTATAACGAAGAAAAAACCGTCATAGAAAGCGTAAATTCTCTGTTGACCCTTGTGTATCCCGATTACGAGGTTATTATCGTTAATGACGGCTCAAAGGACGGCACCATAGATATCCTGCAACAACACTTTCATCTTAGCAGGGTCGACATGACAGCGGAGGGGGGCATACATACCGCTCCGGTGCGCGGCATATATCGGTCGCCTCTGAACCAGCGCCTTCTTGTTATAGACAAAGAAAACGGAGGAAAGGCCGATGCCCTGAACTGCGGCATAAATCACGCCGGCAGAGAATACATCTGCAGTATAGATTCCGACTCATTGCTGGAACCGGACTCGCTTTTGCGAATGACGACCGAGGCTATGGTCGGCAAACATGAAACAATCGCCATCGGCGGTAATATCCTGCCGGTCAACGGCTGTGAGGTTGATCACGGAGCCCTGCAGAATATCCACCTTAGTAAAAACCGCTATGTACGACTGCAAACCATCGAATATCTGCGCTCTTTTGTGGCAGGAAGACTCGGCTGGGCGAAAATAAACGCCCTGCTTATTATATCCGGAGCCTTTGGGCTCTTTCGCCGCACCAGGGTCATGGAAATCGGCGGGTACCTTACAGGCCGGGGCATTCACCAGCGGGACACTGTCGGTGAAGACATGGAACTTGTTGTTCGCCTGATCCGTCACATGGGAGGCATCGGACAAGCCTGTCGGGTTGCTTATGCCGCGACAGCAAATTGCTGGACAGAGGTTCCGGAAAAGCTATCAGGACTGTATAAGCAGCGCGATCGCTGGCACCGGGGACTGGCAGAGATTATGACCTACCATCGAGACATGATACTGAACCCCAAATACGGCGCATCGGGACTGCTGGCAATGACCTACTTCCTGCTCTTCGAGATTATAGGCCCATTTTACGAATTCGCAGGGTACCTGTTCCTCATTGCCGGCTTCGCTACAGGTGTTCTCTCCTCGGGAGTTTTTCTTATCATGTTCTCCGTCATTGTACTTTACGGTACCCTGATATCCCTGACATCGCTGATACTTTCGGAGAACGGTATTGTCTATTTTAAAAGTTCCGAGGTCTTCACCCTGCTAAGAATCAGCTTTACCGAAAACCTCGGCTACCGCCAGCTCATGTCCTGGATAAGGGTCTTCTCGTTGGTTGGGATGCTTTTTACAAACAAGGGCTGGCAAAAACTGGAACGAAAGGGATTTGGAAATATCGGCTGA
- a CDS encoding methyl-accepting chemotaxis protein has protein sequence MRRKNVTSRFGISARVSLITVILLVVVFAGMLIVIGGRMATDIDDVQIQGFESEVTAIRHLVEFQSRLVERILKAHILNTKYADAFDSGDFAEAQGLLRILNSNLQILDAALMVNTEGTVMAAADDSQIGKSIRGTRIWNEIEGGAAYPVDFIPSESPFSGKPVIYYAVRVFKDRDEQGTIIAVLNLATFSSIYISPMQFGETGYPFLMTTDGKMVSHPNNDMIGNDISSESFFQQIEEQSAVNYSQRRIARYTFEGEKRLLVFSPATGSIPWISAVSMTQKEMSAPAVRVIRMLMISAVVAAAIMISLLILFIRSFLIRRIHGMAGLLQVAATGDLTVEAPEKGNDEFTDISRRFNRLMMALRTLVTQVREKMDILERGGHDLSTNVQETAAAINQINANIESTRAQIANQSVSITQTSATVEQMTKNVESLGSSIEHQAESVTQSSTAVEEMVQSVRVISSTTEKASEEVKALENVSKNGKEQLDKMVGLIREIAGMSDALGEANTVIANIASQTNLLAMNAAIEAAHAGDAGAGFSVVADEIRNLAENASAQAKIVKGRLKDVTQAVDQIVNISSDTNEAFGQITGSIDGVQRVFEEIRSAMEEQSTGGEQLLGILAGMTQITETVRSGSEEMNQGNTQILEVITSLNAISEEVKNAIDEISRGTGEINRAVSNIVELSDENTDSIRLVKEETTKFFLTEDEVQAAKEAEMVEADPDAAETVDDEAEVAAESSSSDNDDGYLEEMTPDEDTDGKEEKKEE, from the coding sequence ATGCGACGAAAAAACGTAACATCCCGGTTTGGTATTTCCGCCCGGGTTTCTTTAATAACTGTTATTCTTCTGGTAGTTGTCTTCGCCGGCATGTTGATCGTCATAGGCGGCCGCATGGCTACAGATATAGACGATGTGCAGATCCAGGGTTTTGAAAGCGAGGTGACGGCTATCCGGCACCTGGTGGAGTTTCAGTCCCGGCTGGTGGAAAGAATACTGAAAGCCCATATTCTCAACACCAAGTATGCCGATGCCTTTGACTCTGGGGATTTCGCTGAAGCCCAGGGACTGCTGCGCATTCTGAACTCGAACCTGCAGATCCTCGACGCGGCCCTTATGGTCAATACCGAAGGGACTGTTATGGCGGCGGCGGATGATTCACAGATCGGCAAATCAATACGGGGCACCAGAATCTGGAACGAAATCGAGGGCGGGGCAGCCTACCCTGTCGATTTTATTCCTTCCGAATCTCCCTTCTCGGGAAAGCCGGTCATCTACTACGCCGTCCGGGTGTTTAAGGACAGGGACGAGCAGGGAACCATAATCGCGGTATTGAACCTGGCGACCTTCAGCTCCATCTATATTTCACCCATGCAATTCGGAGAAACAGGATATCCTTTTCTTATGACTACCGATGGGAAAATGGTCTCTCACCCGAATAACGACATGATCGGAAACGACATTTCCAGTGAATCCTTTTTTCAACAGATAGAGGAGCAGTCCGCGGTAAATTACTCCCAGCGCAGGATCGCCCGCTATACCTTTGAAGGAGAAAAACGGCTTCTGGTTTTCTCTCCCGCTACCGGATCCATTCCCTGGATTTCCGCTGTCAGCATGACTCAGAAAGAGATGTCCGCCCCTGCTGTCCGGGTAATCAGGATGCTGATGATCAGTGCGGTTGTTGCCGCCGCCATCATGATTTCTCTGCTGATTCTCTTCATTCGTTCCTTCCTGATCCGCAGAATTCATGGCATGGCAGGACTTCTGCAGGTCGCCGCCACGGGCGACCTTACCGTCGAGGCCCCGGAAAAGGGTAATGACGAGTTTACCGATATAAGCCGCAGGTTCAACCGGCTTATGATGGCCCTGCGGACCCTGGTAACCCAGGTGCGGGAGAAGATGGACATCCTTGAGAGGGGCGGTCACGATTTATCTACCAATGTGCAGGAGACCGCCGCTGCGATTAATCAGATAAATGCCAATATTGAGAGTACCAGGGCTCAGATCGCGAACCAGTCGGTCAGTATAACCCAGACCTCAGCAACAGTTGAGCAGATGACCAAGAACGTAGAATCCCTCGGTTCCTCCATTGAGCATCAGGCCGAAAGCGTAACCCAGTCATCAACCGCCGTGGAAGAGATGGTCCAGAGTGTCCGGGTAATAAGTTCCACAACTGAAAAAGCCTCGGAAGAAGTCAAGGCCCTGGAAAATGTGTCGAAGAATGGTAAGGAACAGCTCGACAAGATGGTGGGCCTGATCCGGGAAATCGCGGGAATGTCTGATGCCCTGGGCGAGGCAAATACGGTAATCGCGAATATTGCCTCCCAGACCAACCTGCTTGCCATGAACGCCGCTATCGAGGCCGCCCACGCCGGGGATGCCGGGGCAGGCTTTTCGGTCGTCGCCGATGAGATTCGGAACCTGGCAGAGAACGCATCGGCCCAGGCAAAGATTGTCAAGGGACGTCTCAAGGATGTTACCCAGGCGGTGGATCAGATTGTGAACATCTCCAGCGATACCAATGAAGCCTTCGGCCAGATTACCGGTTCAATAGACGGTGTGCAGCGGGTATTCGAAGAGATTCGTTCTGCCATGGAGGAACAGTCCACCGGAGGCGAACAGCTGTTGGGTATCCTTGCCGGAATGACTCAGATTACTGAAACAGTCCGCTCAGGCTCTGAAGAAATGAACCAGGGAAACACCCAGATTCTGGAGGTAATAACCAGCCTTAATGCCATCAGCGAAGAGGTTAAAAACGCTATCGACGAGATTTCCCGGGGTACCGGAGAAATCAACCGGGCGGTTTCCAACATAGTTGAGCTTTCCGATGAAAACACCGATAGTATCCGTCTGGTAAAAGAGGAGACGACCAAGTTCTTCCTGACCGAAGATGAGGTCCAGGCTGCCAAAGAGGCGGAAATGGTTGAGGCTGACCCTGACGCAGCTGAAACAGTTGACGACGAAGCAGAGGTTGCTGCGGAAAGCAGCAGCAGCGATAATGATGATGGCTATCTGGAAGAGATGACTCCGGATGAAGATACTGACGGAAAGGAAGAAAAAAAAGAGGAATAA
- a CDS encoding putative manganese-dependent inorganic diphosphatase, which yields MDTVYVTGHRNPDMDSICSAWCYAALKNRIDSGHSYLPVRCGAMNAQTRYVFETLGIEPPQLVKDVYPKVADVAKRDVITLNITDPVYTAIKELDERTLSMIPVFQDMHEFKGIVSLHEISGFLMSDNLHTRPVYRFLTDNFKHVLPGYFYRIGREREFSAPIMIGAMPYEISVQRIRELGDVKPILIVGLREELISYAVENDFPAIVLTGLDEDKPVSVDFSSYRGSVFVSQTDTAETVRLLRLSAPLKDIINDNPVTVQSDENYETAKARLVNSDYRGLPVFEGEQFSGIVTRRCFIGKPQRSIILVDHNEIAQSVPGAEEARILEVVDHHRLGFERTREPISMKIEPVGSTCTIIFHEYRYHGVEVDKITATLLLGGILADTVMLKSPTTTDAERKAVEELGQLAEVEWMNWGKDLFIHSASIKNRKPRDVVESDFKEYYEGGVRFGIGQAEVVTLEDLPEARMELLEAISRTRLARGLDWVLLLISDVMKGESILLTSGFAAAEEKLIYTKNRENEFSLPGILSRKKQVLPEILRVVEELDLT from the coding sequence ATGGATACAGTATATGTAACCGGACACCGAAATCCTGACATGGATTCCATCTGTTCCGCCTGGTGCTATGCGGCTCTCAAGAACCGTATCGATTCCGGGCACAGTTATCTTCCTGTCCGGTGCGGCGCCATGAACGCCCAAACCCGATATGTTTTTGAGACCCTTGGTATTGAGCCGCCGCAGCTCGTGAAAGATGTGTATCCCAAGGTGGCGGATGTAGCCAAGCGGGATGTAATCACTCTCAACATAACCGACCCGGTCTATACGGCAATAAAAGAGCTGGACGAACGAACCTTGAGCATGATTCCTGTTTTTCAGGATATGCACGAGTTCAAGGGCATCGTGAGTCTGCATGAGATTTCCGGTTTTCTGATGAGCGATAATCTGCATACCAGGCCGGTCTACCGTTTTCTGACGGACAATTTTAAACATGTCCTTCCCGGTTATTTCTACCGGATTGGCCGGGAACGGGAATTTTCCGCTCCGATCATGATCGGTGCCATGCCCTACGAGATCAGCGTCCAGCGTATCCGGGAACTTGGGGATGTAAAACCGATTCTGATTGTGGGTCTGCGGGAAGAACTGATCTCCTACGCGGTGGAAAACGATTTTCCCGCGATCGTACTGACCGGCCTGGACGAAGACAAACCGGTTTCGGTGGATTTTTCATCCTACCGGGGTTCGGTTTTTGTTTCCCAAACCGATACTGCAGAGACGGTACGCCTGTTGCGGCTCTCCGCCCCCTTAAAGGACATCATCAACGATAATCCGGTTACGGTACAGAGCGATGAGAATTATGAAACCGCAAAGGCGCGGCTTGTTAATTCAGATTACCGGGGACTGCCGGTATTCGAAGGGGAGCAGTTTTCCGGCATTGTAACCCGCCGCTGTTTTATCGGCAAACCGCAGCGGAGCATAATCCTTGTGGACCATAACGAAATTGCCCAAAGTGTTCCCGGGGCGGAGGAAGCCAGAATCCTTGAGGTTGTGGACCATCACCGGCTGGGATTTGAGCGTACCAGGGAACCGATATCCATGAAGATTGAACCGGTTGGCAGTACCTGTACCATTATTTTCCATGAGTACCGGTATCATGGTGTAGAGGTGGACAAAATTACCGCGACCCTGCTCCTGGGGGGGATTCTTGCTGATACTGTGATGCTGAAATCCCCTACAACAACCGACGCCGAACGCAAGGCAGTGGAAGAGCTGGGTCAGCTGGCGGAGGTGGAATGGATGAACTGGGGAAAGGACCTCTTTATCCACTCGGCATCCATAAAAAACAGGAAACCCAGAGACGTGGTGGAATCTGATTTCAAGGAATATTATGAAGGAGGAGTGCGCTTCGGCATTGGCCAGGCAGAGGTTGTTACCCTTGAAGATCTGCCTGAGGCCCGGATGGAGCTGCTTGAGGCAATCAGCCGAACCAGACTGGCACGGGGACTTGACTGGGTTTTGCTGCTGATTTCGGACGTGATGAAGGGAGAAAGCATACTTCTGACCAGCGGATTTGCAGCAGCAGAGGAAAAGCTGATCTATACAAAAAACAGGGAGAACGAGTTCTCCCTGCCGGGAATACTGAGCCGAAAAAAGCAGGTGCTTCCGGAGATTTTGAGGGTTGTGGAGGAACTGGATTTGACGTAA
- a CDS encoding mandelate racemase/muconate lactonizing enzyme family protein — MEHFIKDIRLFRTVSDLSKPIADSTHSINRIAFYVAETELENGITGQGYLLAFHYSRNAVEGALRDIRAFVLEKGYTVYETVRLKQEYDEETEYFGTNGLQKWACAIINVAMWDAWGRTLGVPVWKLLGTDSRRIPVYGSGGWLSYSDEELVDEVLGYKKRGFTAVKIKVGSGLGVDHDLHRLRKCREALGSDVRIMMDANQGMDVPSALELSQKAISLGIQWFEEPVQNTDYAGYEFLRNKCGIALAMGEREYDCEALKSLIARNALDMWQPDLIRIGGVEEWRNSAALAISYNIPVLPHYYKDYDVPLLCTVSRVAGAESFDWIDGIIDNTMRVENGFAYPREGAGWGFSFKKECLEELGV; from the coding sequence ATGGAACATTTTATAAAAGATATTCGTCTTTTTCGGACGGTATCGGACTTATCAAAACCGATTGCCGATTCGACCCATTCCATTAACCGGATAGCATTTTATGTCGCAGAGACGGAGCTTGAAAACGGTATTACCGGGCAGGGGTATCTGCTGGCGTTTCACTATTCCAGGAATGCAGTCGAAGGCGCCCTGCGGGATATCAGGGCCTTTGTCCTGGAAAAAGGATATACGGTATATGAAACCGTCAGGCTGAAACAGGAGTATGACGAGGAAACAGAATATTTCGGTACCAACGGGCTGCAGAAATGGGCTTGCGCAATCATTAACGTCGCAATGTGGGACGCCTGGGGCAGAACTCTGGGCGTCCCTGTCTGGAAGCTGCTCGGCACCGACAGCCGCCGGATACCTGTTTACGGCAGCGGAGGATGGCTCTCGTATTCCGACGAAGAGCTGGTTGACGAGGTCCTCGGTTACAAAAAGCGCGGGTTTACGGCGGTAAAGATAAAGGTCGGCTCAGGGCTTGGGGTGGACCACGATCTTCATCGCCTTCGGAAATGCCGAGAAGCCCTCGGGTCGGATGTACGAATCATGATGGACGCGAATCAGGGGATGGACGTTCCGTCGGCTCTGGAGCTGTCGCAAAAGGCCATCTCCCTGGGAATCCAGTGGTTCGAGGAGCCGGTCCAGAATACCGATTACGCGGGATATGAGTTTTTACGGAATAAGTGCGGTATCGCCCTCGCCATGGGAGAACGTGAATATGATTGCGAGGCGTTAAAATCCCTGATTGCCAGAAATGCCCTTGATATGTGGCAACCGGACCTTATTCGTATCGGCGGTGTAGAGGAGTGGCGGAATTCTGCGGCTCTCGCGATCAGTTATAATATTCCGGTTCTGCCGCATTATTACAAGGATTATGATGTCCCGTTGCTCTGTACGGTTTCCCGGGTTGCTGGCGCCGAATCCTTCGACTGGATTGACGGAATCATTGACAACACAATGCGTGTGGAAAACGGATTTGCCTATCCCCGGGAGGGCGCCGGATGGGGATTCAGTTTTAAGAAGGAATGCCTGGAGGAATTGGGCGTATAA
- a CDS encoding Ldh family oxidoreductase, translating into MPGVDGGVLFPAEDLRKWTEEIFQKVEVSKEDAALLTDSLIEANLRGVDTHGITRMLTVYVNRIQAGVMSPQTKLEIVREKASTALVDCHNSIGQVASDYAMELAIRKAKSTGTAFVATTHSNHYGAAAYWSMKALEHGMIGFSATNGPASFAPTGGRTPMLGTNPFSVAIPAGKELPFVLDLATTVVARGRITLYAKQNKELEPGWAFDEMGQPTTDPHEALKGLLAPIGGYKGYGIALAIDMISGVMTGSSYGTHFPGFLADNLKDPTDVGSIFAAVSIDSFMDLPEFQEAMDTAIREVKNCAKAEGVERIYVPGEIEMGIRADRLANGIPLPEAVLKDFVALGRELGAAFPGEENPYR; encoded by the coding sequence ATGCCAGGAGTTGATGGCGGCGTACTGTTTCCCGCCGAAGATTTACGGAAATGGACGGAAGAAATCTTTCAGAAGGTGGAGGTCAGCAAAGAAGACGCTGCTCTGCTGACTGATTCCCTGATCGAAGCGAACCTCCGGGGAGTTGATACCCACGGAATAACCCGCATGCTGACTGTCTACGTGAACCGCATACAGGCCGGGGTTATGAGCCCACAGACAAAACTGGAGATTGTTCGGGAGAAAGCCTCTACCGCTCTGGTTGACTGCCATAACAGCATCGGGCAGGTAGCCTCTGATTATGCCATGGAACTTGCCATACGGAAGGCAAAGAGCACCGGAACCGCCTTTGTAGCCACAACCCATTCAAACCACTACGGCGCCGCTGCCTACTGGTCCATGAAGGCCCTGGAACACGGGATGATCGGCTTTTCCGCCACCAACGGACCGGCCAGTTTTGCCCCCACCGGCGGCCGCACCCCGATGCTCGGCACAAATCCCTTCTCCGTCGCAATACCTGCGGGTAAGGAACTTCCCTTTGTACTGGATCTTGCGACAACGGTAGTTGCCCGGGGACGGATTACCCTCTACGCCAAGCAGAACAAGGAGCTTGAACCCGGCTGGGCCTTCGACGAGATGGGGCAGCCCACCACAGACCCCCACGAAGCGCTTAAGGGACTTCTTGCGCCCATCGGCGGCTACAAGGGCTACGGCATTGCCCTGGCCATTGATATGATCTCCGGCGTCATGACGGGTTCCAGTTACGGTACCCACTTTCCCGGATTTCTTGCGGACAACCTGAAGGACCCCACCGACGTGGGGAGCATATTTGCCGCAGTCAGCATCGACAGTTTTATGGACCTGCCGGAATTCCAGGAAGCCATGGACACGGCCATCCGGGAGGTCAAGAACTGCGCCAAAGCCGAAGGGGTGGAACGCATCTATGTCCCGGGAGAAATCGAGATGGGAATACGGGCGGACCGCCTTGCCAACGGAATACCTCTTCCTGAAGCCGTACTCAAGGACTTTGTTGCCCTGGGCAGGGAACTGGGCGCAGCTTTTCCCGGAGAAGAGAATCCATACAGATAA
- a CDS encoding aryl-sulfate sulfotransferase: MLFLYLGHYDRRMSYTPYPSAIDAAGEVRWLYAGDNGHLLRRLRNGNLMIQQENCIVEIDMLGRRAGRSWEVVPRDLHHDAVEMSDGSFLALSSAEDSFDDEVVMIDQASGTIVGRWDFRQILDPDRPVMPANLNPKDWLHMNGIVHDSGDGSVIVSGRDQSALVKVYLASGRIAWILGNHDKWKAQFEPYLLRPVSELFAPFIGDADYLPNGNRLACFGGITRDLEGRPMELFDFENDKVNMMKVSAHIIELTGETPARVVREVVLADDDASTYEGYRSYRAEKMSLYP, encoded by the coding sequence ATGCTGTTTTTGTACCTGGGGCATTACGACCGCAGAATGAGCTATACGCCATATCCTTCTGCCATTGATGCTGCCGGAGAAGTCCGCTGGTTGTATGCCGGAGACAACGGCCATCTGCTGCGCCGCTTAAGGAACGGAAATCTCATGATTCAGCAGGAGAATTGCATCGTCGAGATTGATATGCTGGGCCGTCGGGCAGGACGCAGCTGGGAGGTCGTTCCCCGGGACTTGCATCATGACGCTGTCGAGATGTCTGATGGGAGTTTCCTGGCATTGAGTTCCGCTGAGGATTCTTTTGACGATGAGGTCGTTATGATTGACCAGGCCAGCGGTACAATTGTTGGACGCTGGGACTTCAGACAGATACTGGATCCCGACAGACCGGTCATGCCGGCCAATCTTAATCCAAAGGACTGGCTGCATATGAACGGGATTGTCCATGATTCCGGGGATGGTTCCGTGATCGTTTCCGGACGCGACCAGAGTGCTCTTGTAAAGGTGTACCTCGCCTCGGGCCGGATTGCATGGATCCTTGGAAACCACGATAAGTGGAAAGCACAATTCGAGCCCTATCTGCTGCGCCCTGTGAGTGAGCTTTTCGCCCCCTTTATAGGGGATGCCGACTATCTTCCCAACGGGAACCGCCTGGCCTGTTTCGGTGGAATCACCAGGGATCTGGAAGGAAGGCCCATGGAGCTCTTTGATTTTGAGAACGACAAGGTCAACATGATGAAAGTCTCCGCCCATATTATCGAGCTTACCGGTGAAACCCCGGCCCGGGTTGTCCGGGAGGTTGTCCTGGCTGATGATGATGCTTCCACCTACGAAGGTTATCGCAGTTACCGGGCCGAAAAAATGAGCCTCTATCCGTGA
- a CDS encoding aryl-sulfate sulfotransferase N-terminal domain-containing protein produces MRLIRLLLLSFGVVLLGFLGIVLFSRPAVKITSFALAEKVPLAAEAEIRTRRPSRVSLTVKGRNGAEDLQVSFSRESRTHRVPVLGLYADYDNSIEFTVTDNTGLIHRLTRSVATDPLPKDYPDILVRTPPAGTGCIGNAVFVPGALRPQNELYAISFCH; encoded by the coding sequence ATGCGTCTAATCAGACTTCTATTATTGAGTTTTGGTGTTGTTCTACTGGGATTCCTTGGAATAGTTCTTTTTTCCCGGCCGGCGGTCAAGATTACTTCCTTTGCTCTTGCCGAAAAAGTCCCTCTGGCGGCAGAGGCGGAAATCAGGACCAGACGCCCTTCGCGGGTCAGTCTGACTGTTAAGGGGCGGAACGGGGCGGAGGATCTCCAGGTCTCCTTTAGCAGGGAGTCCAGAACCCATCGTGTTCCTGTCCTGGGACTCTATGCCGATTACGATAACAGCATCGAGTTCACCGTTACTGATAACACGGGCCTGATCCATCGGTTGACCCGCAGTGTAGCAACTGATCCTTTGCCGAAAGATTACCCGGATATTCTTGTGCGGACCCCCCCTGCCGGAACAGGCTGCATCGGGAATGCTGTTTTTGTACCTGGGGCATTACGACCGCAGAATGAGCTATACGCCATATCCTTCTGCCATTGA